In Sulfitobacter albidus, the following proteins share a genomic window:
- a CDS encoding phytoene/squalene synthase family protein, whose protein sequence is MSLSADLTACAAIVERGDPLRFRCAMTAPVAQRGALFALYAFNVEVSRAPWVTQEPMIAEMRLQWWRDALEEIAGEGSVRRHEVATPLGAVLSAKQAQRLDTLVAARRWDIYRDPFEDRDDFDRYIAQTSGALMQTAAELLTEDQCDTADAGYAAGVGAWLRAVPGLQAQGRVPMLDGTHAGVRDLAQRGLDALAHARRARLPRAATPALLPATAAEPALRAAVSDPAAVIDDRLPQPGLRFTLRAAFSWW, encoded by the coding sequence ATGAGCCTCAGCGCCGATCTGACCGCCTGCGCGGCCATCGTCGAACGCGGCGATCCGCTGCGCTTTCGCTGTGCGATGACGGCACCGGTGGCGCAGCGCGGCGCGCTCTTTGCGCTTTACGCCTTCAACGTCGAGGTCAGCCGTGCGCCCTGGGTGACGCAGGAGCCGATGATCGCCGAGATGCGCCTGCAATGGTGGCGCGACGCGCTCGAAGAAATCGCGGGCGAGGGGAGCGTACGCCGCCACGAGGTCGCCACCCCCTTGGGCGCTGTGCTGAGCGCCAAACAGGCGCAGCGGCTCGATACGCTGGTGGCCGCGCGGCGCTGGGACATCTACCGCGATCCGTTCGAGGATAGGGACGATTTCGACCGCTATATCGCGCAGACATCGGGCGCCCTGATGCAAACGGCGGCGGAGCTGTTGACGGAGGATCAGTGTGACACTGCCGATGCGGGATACGCCGCTGGCGTCGGTGCGTGGCTGCGGGCCGTGCCGGGATTGCAGGCGCAGGGCCGTGTGCCGATGCTTGATGGCACGCACGCGGGCGTGCGCGATCTCGCGCAGCGCGGTCTCGATGCGCTGGCCCACGCGCGCCGGGCGCGATTGCCCCGTGCGGCCACGCCCGCGCTGCTGCCCGCCACCGCCGCCGAGCCTGCCTTGCGCGCAGCGGTGAGCGATCCTGCCGCCGTGATCGACGACCGCCTGCCGCAGCCCGGCCTGCGCTTTACCCTGCGAGCCGCATTCAGCTGGTGGTAG
- a CDS encoding class I SAM-dependent methyltransferase: MDTEAERAAFFKLHSDLPREGPGVAEDVGWAADLIDLPRHAEIADAACGPGGDIAALLAAAPEGHVTALDLHAGFVAQARARWGGDDRVTTLKADMTRIKNRHDLIWCAGAVYFIGIETALRGWREALKPGGAVAFSEVCWFTDTPCERPRAFWKSYPAMTDRAGIDARIHAAGYEIIGQRQLADAAWEAYFGPLDARIAALRPGADAALAAVLDEAEEEAACWRNHRDEWGYLLSVVRPA; encoded by the coding sequence ATGGATACTGAGGCTGAACGCGCGGCGTTTTTCAAGCTGCACAGCGATTTGCCCCGCGAAGGGCCGGGGGTGGCGGAAGATGTCGGATGGGCCGCGGATCTGATTGATCTGCCGCGGCATGCCGAGATTGCCGATGCAGCCTGTGGCCCCGGTGGCGACATTGCAGCGCTTCTGGCGGCGGCACCTGAAGGGCACGTCACAGCACTCGATCTGCACGCGGGCTTTGTCGCGCAGGCCCGCGCGCGCTGGGGCGGTGATGACCGCGTAACGACGCTAAAGGCCGATATGACCAGGATCAAGAACAGGCACGATCTGATCTGGTGCGCGGGGGCGGTGTATTTCATCGGGATCGAGACCGCGCTGCGCGGCTGGCGTGAGGCGCTCAAACCCGGTGGGGCGGTGGCGTTTTCCGAAGTCTGCTGGTTCACCGATACACCGTGCGAGCGGCCCCGTGCGTTCTGGAAAAGCTACCCCGCCATGACCGACCGCGCGGGAATCGATGCGCGCATTCATGCTGCGGGCTATGAAATTATCGGCCAGCGCCAGCTGGCCGACGCGGCGTGGGAGGCGTATTTCGGCCCCCTTGACGCGCGCATCGCGGCCCTGCGTCCCGGCGCGGATGCGGCGCTTGCCGCCGTGCTGGACGAGGCCGAGGAGGAGGCCGCCTGCTGGCGCAATCACCGTGATGAGTGGGGGTATCTGTTGAGCGTGGTGCGCCCCGCATGA
- a CDS encoding alpha/beta hydrolase has protein sequence METDPGSGRDVKIILSIAASFVVTLMVAVGLAFSQEPQVPEGGGGLDFSEQLGGSDTAPAPLQSVPARDGYAMQYRRYEGAEGAPLLVLVHGSGWHGLQFDSLAKALQGKADVIVPDLRGHGTAPGRRGDIDYIGQFEDDLADLIDSQRRPGQAVILGGHSSGGGLVIRFAGGAYGETLDGAVLLAPYLQHDAPTTRSASGGWAHVALRRIIGLSILNTFRISVFNHLPVIAFNMPQDVLDGPLGDTATTRYSYRLNTGFAPRRDYLADVAALPPFLLLAGSRDEAFVAELYGPTMADATEKGRYLVLNGATHLDIVNDGRTRAEIEAFLDGY, from the coding sequence ATGGAAACTGATCCGGGATCGGGGCGAGACGTGAAGATCATCCTCAGCATCGCGGCGTCTTTTGTCGTCACGCTGATGGTGGCGGTGGGCCTTGCGTTCTCGCAAGAGCCGCAGGTGCCCGAGGGCGGCGGCGGCCTTGATTTCAGCGAACAGCTGGGCGGGTCGGACACCGCGCCCGCGCCGCTGCAATCGGTGCCCGCCCGCGATGGGTACGCGATGCAGTATCGTCGCTACGAGGGCGCTGAAGGGGCGCCCTTATTGGTCCTTGTACATGGATCGGGCTGGCATGGGCTGCAATTCGACAGCCTTGCCAAGGCGTTGCAGGGCAAAGCTGATGTGATCGTGCCGGATCTGCGCGGCCATGGCACCGCGCCGGGGCGGCGTGGCGATATCGACTATATCGGCCAGTTCGAGGATGATTTGGCCGATCTGATCGACAGCCAGCGCAGGCCGGGACAGGCGGTGATCCTGGGCGGTCACAGCTCGGGCGGCGGGTTGGTGATCCGGTTTGCGGGCGGTGCCTATGGGGAGACGCTGGACGGTGCCGTGCTGCTGGCGCCGTACCTGCAACACGACGCGCCCACGACGCGCAGCGCTTCGGGCGGTTGGGCGCATGTGGCGCTGCGGCGCATCATCGGCCTGTCGATCCTCAACACCTTCCGCATATCCGTGTTCAACCACCTGCCGGTGATCGCGTTCAACATGCCGCAAGACGTGCTCGACGGTCCGCTGGGCGACACGGCGACGACGCGCTATTCCTACCGGCTCAACACTGGTTTTGCCCCGCGCCGCGACTATCTGGCCGATGTGGCAGCACTGCCACCCTTCCTGCTGCTGGCGGGCAGCCGGGATGAGGCGTTTGTGGCCGAGCTCTACGGCCCGACCATGGCTGACGCGACCGAGAAGGGGCGCTATCTGGTGCTCAACGGGGCCACGCACCTTGATATCGTGAACGACGGGCGAACACGGGCAGAGATAGAGGCGTTTCTGGATGGATACTGA
- the cimA gene encoding citramalate synthase: MERLYLYDTTLRDGQQTQGVQFSTDEKRQIAQALDTLGVDYIEGGWPGANPTDSAFFDAAPATRATMTAFGMTARNGISAANDDVLAAVTNAGTPAVCLVGKTHDFHVTRALGITLEENTANITRSVAHLVSLGREALFDAEHFFDGYRANPDYAMQAIRAAHEAGARWIVLCDTNGGTLPAEVGRIVGEVIAAGIPGDRLGIHTHDDTENAVACTLAAIDAGARQVQGTLNGLGERCGNANLTALIPILSLKEPYASRFETGVTRKALAGLTRTARMLDEILNRVPQKQAGFVGSAAFAHKAGLHASAILKDPSTYEHIDPATVGNARIIPMSNQAGQSNLRRRLAEAGLKVAKGDPALAAILDEVKAREAEGYSYDTAQASFELLARSVLGRMPELFEVKRYRVTVERRKNKYDQMISLSEAVVVVKVDGEKRLSVSESMDETGGDRGPVNALSKALAKDLGQYSALLEDMRLVDFKVRITQGGTEAVTRVIIDSEDGQGVRWSTVGVSANIVDASFEALLDAIRWKLIRDRGET, encoded by the coding sequence ATGGAACGGCTGTATCTCTACGACACCACCCTGCGCGACGGGCAACAAACGCAGGGCGTGCAGTTCTCGACCGATGAGAAGCGGCAGATCGCGCAGGCGCTCGATACGCTGGGCGTGGACTACATCGAGGGCGGATGGCCCGGCGCCAACCCCACCGACAGCGCGTTTTTCGACGCGGCGCCGGCGACGCGGGCCACCATGACCGCCTTTGGCATGACCGCGCGCAACGGCATCTCGGCCGCCAACGACGATGTGCTGGCCGCCGTCACCAACGCAGGCACGCCGGCCGTGTGTCTGGTGGGCAAGACCCATGATTTCCACGTGACCCGCGCCCTTGGCATCACGCTGGAGGAAAACACCGCCAATATCACCCGCAGCGTCGCGCATCTGGTAAGCCTCGGGCGGGAAGCGCTGTTCGATGCGGAACATTTCTTTGACGGCTACAGGGCCAATCCCGACTACGCGATGCAGGCGATCCGCGCGGCGCATGAGGCGGGCGCACGCTGGATCGTGCTGTGCGATACTAACGGGGGCACCTTGCCCGCCGAGGTGGGCCGGATCGTGGGCGAGGTGATCGCCGCAGGCATCCCCGGCGACCGTCTGGGCATCCACACACACGACGATACCGAAAACGCCGTCGCCTGCACGCTCGCCGCCATCGACGCGGGCGCGCGGCAGGTGCAGGGCACGCTGAACGGTCTGGGGGAGCGTTGCGGCAACGCCAATCTGACAGCACTCATCCCGATCCTGTCGCTGAAAGAACCCTACGCCAGCCGGTTCGAGACCGGCGTGACGCGCAAGGCGCTTGCGGGGCTGACCCGTACCGCGCGGATGCTGGATGAGATCCTCAACCGTGTGCCGCAAAAGCAGGCGGGGTTCGTCGGATCAGCCGCCTTTGCCCACAAGGCCGGGCTGCACGCCAGCGCGATCCTCAAGGATCCCAGCACCTATGAGCATATCGACCCCGCGACGGTGGGCAACGCGCGCATCATCCCGATGTCGAACCAGGCGGGCCAGTCCAACCTGCGCCGTCGTCTGGCCGAAGCGGGTCTCAAGGTGGCCAAGGGCGATCCGGCGCTGGCCGCGATCCTCGACGAGGTGAAGGCGCGCGAGGCCGAAGGCTATAGCTATGACACCGCCCAGGCGAGCTTTGAGCTGTTGGCGCGCAGTGTGCTGGGGCGGATGCCGGAGCTGTTCGAGGTGAAGCGCTACCGCGTCACCGTCGAGCGGCGCAAGAACAAGTACGACCAGATGATCAGCCTGTCCGAGGCCGTCGTTGTGGTAAAAGTGGACGGTGAAAAACGTCTGAGCGTGTCGGAAAGCATGGATGAGACCGGCGGCGACCGTGGCCCGGTGAACGCGCTGTCAAAGGCGCTGGCAAAGGATCTGGGCCAGTATTCGGCGCTTTTGGAAGACATGCGGCTGGTCGATTTCAAGGTCCGCATCACCCAGGGCGGCACCGAGGCCGTCACCCGTGTCATCATCGACAGCGAGGACGGGCAGGGCGTGCGCTGGTCCACGGTGGGGGTCTCCGCCAACATAGTCGATGCGTCCTTCGAGGCGCTGCTGGACGCGATCCGATGGAAACTGATCCGGGATCGGGGCGAGACGTGA
- the cysS gene encoding cysteine--tRNA ligase — protein sequence MTTLKFHNTKTRKREVFTPIDPQNVRMYVCGPTVYDRAHLGNARPVIVFDTVARLLRHVYGDDHVTYVRNFTDVEDKINARAAESGRAIADLTEETIGWFLEDMAAVGAEEPDHMPRATAYIGEMVAMIEDLIAKGHAYAAEGHVLFAVDSYRDYGKLSGRTVDDMIAGARVEVAPFKRNPMDFVLWKPSDAQTPGWDSPWGRGRPGWHIECSAMADALLGREFDIHGGGNDLMFPHHENEIAQSVCAHPGHGFANVWMHNEMLQVEGRKMSKSLGNFFTVRDLLEKGVPGEVIRFVMLSTHYRKPMDWTEAKAREAERTLRKWYAVAVSADAGAPDDLLLGLLGDDLNTPGAIAHLHKLAGAGEAASLRAGLKLMGLMGDLMPEWAAQEAFDLTDYEAFLSDARVTAMESKDFAEVDRIKAMLTQAGVEVRMSRNGVALSAGPGFDADRLDPL from the coding sequence ATGACGACGCTGAAATTCCACAACACCAAGACCCGCAAACGCGAGGTGTTCACGCCCATCGATCCCCAAAACGTGCGCATGTACGTCTGCGGACCGACGGTCTACGACCGCGCGCATCTGGGCAATGCGCGTCCCGTGATTGTGTTCGACACGGTGGCGCGGCTGTTGCGGCATGTCTACGGGGACGATCACGTCACCTACGTGCGCAATTTCACCGACGTGGAGGACAAGATCAACGCCCGCGCCGCCGAGAGCGGGCGCGCGATTGCCGATCTGACCGAAGAGACGATTGGCTGGTTTCTCGAAGATATGGCCGCCGTGGGCGCGGAAGAGCCCGACCATATGCCGCGTGCAACCGCCTATATCGGCGAAATGGTCGCGATGATCGAGGACCTGATCGCCAAGGGGCACGCCTATGCCGCCGAAGGACACGTGCTGTTTGCGGTCGACAGCTACCGCGACTACGGCAAGCTGTCGGGCCGCACGGTTGACGACATGATCGCCGGGGCGCGGGTCGAAGTGGCGCCGTTCAAGCGCAATCCGATGGATTTTGTGCTGTGGAAGCCTTCGGACGCGCAGACGCCGGGGTGGGACAGCCCGTGGGGCCGGGGGCGTCCGGGCTGGCATATCGAATGCTCGGCCATGGCCGACGCGCTCTTGGGGCGCGAATTCGACATCCACGGCGGCGGCAACGATCTGATGTTCCCGCACCACGAAAACGAGATCGCGCAAAGCGTCTGCGCCCATCCCGGCCACGGCTTTGCGAATGTCTGGATGCACAACGAGATGTTGCAGGTCGAGGGGCGCAAGATGTCCAAATCGCTGGGCAACTTCTTTACCGTGCGCGATCTGTTGGAAAAGGGCGTGCCGGGCGAGGTGATCCGGTTTGTCATGCTGTCCACGCACTACCGCAAGCCGATGGACTGGACCGAGGCAAAGGCCCGCGAGGCCGAGCGCACGCTGCGCAAATGGTACGCTGTCGCAGTGAGCGCGGATGCGGGCGCGCCCGATGACCTGCTTCTGGGGTTGCTGGGGGACGATCTGAACACGCCGGGCGCCATCGCGCATCTGCACAAGCTCGCGGGCGCGGGGGAGGCGGCATCGCTGCGTGCGGGGCTCAAGCTGATGGGGCTGATGGGCGATCTGATGCCCGAGTGGGCGGCGCAGGAGGCCTTCGATCTGACCGACTACGAAGCCTTTCTGTCCGACGCCCGCGTGACGGCGATGGAGAGCAAGGATTTTGCCGAGGTGGACAGGATCAAGGCGATGCTGACGCAAGCGGGCGTCGAGGTGCGGATGAGCCGGAACGGGGTCGCGCTGAGCGCGGGGCCGGGGTTTGACGCCGACCGATTGGATCCGCTGTGA
- a CDS encoding pyridoxal phosphate-dependent aminotransferase has product MKASQRIETLLGGGDDGWGVFLKARRMIADGTPVTELTIGEHDIRTAAPILQDMHRAAMGGHTGYAAVPGTDSLRDTVAARVQSATGVPTSRANVMITPGGQAALFAAHMAVIDPGDTALYIDPYYATYPGTLRGASARPVAIKARAEDAFQPRAEAIAAVAPGAKSLLVNSPNNPTGVVYSAATMDGIAQVAREHDLWIISDEVYDSQIWEGSHISPRALPGMVERTLVVGSMSKSHAMTGSRIGWVVGPEAIIAHLTNLATHTTYGVPGFIQDAAEFALGLGADFEAEVAEPFRRRRALAQNLLATQNTVGLIPSAGAMYLMLDIRSTGLSGEDFALALLDAHHIAVMPGESFGAAAAGHLRVAMTIDDDRFIDALRTLCSFAAQHAA; this is encoded by the coding sequence ATGAAGGCATCACAGCGGATCGAAACACTCCTGGGCGGCGGCGACGACGGATGGGGCGTGTTCCTCAAGGCGCGCCGCATGATTGCCGACGGCACCCCGGTCACGGAGCTGACCATCGGGGAGCATGATATCCGCACCGCCGCCCCGATCCTGCAGGACATGCACCGCGCGGCCATGGGCGGGCACACAGGCTACGCCGCCGTGCCGGGTACCGACAGCCTGCGCGACACCGTTGCGGCCCGCGTGCAATCGGCCACCGGCGTTCCCACTTCACGCGCCAATGTGATGATCACGCCCGGCGGGCAGGCAGCACTTTTTGCCGCGCATATGGCGGTGATCGACCCCGGTGATACCGCGCTGTACATCGATCCCTATTACGCGACCTACCCCGGCACTCTGCGCGGCGCCTCCGCCCGCCCGGTCGCGATCAAGGCGCGTGCCGAAGATGCGTTTCAGCCCCGCGCCGAAGCCATCGCAGCCGTCGCACCCGGCGCGAAATCGCTGCTCGTCAACTCGCCCAACAACCCCACCGGGGTCGTCTACAGCGCCGCGACGATGGACGGTATCGCACAGGTCGCACGTGAGCATGACCTCTGGATAATCTCGGATGAGGTCTATGACAGCCAGATATGGGAAGGGTCGCATATCTCGCCCCGCGCCCTGCCCGGCATGGTCGAGCGCACGCTGGTTGTCGGCTCCATGTCGAAAAGCCACGCCATGACCGGATCGCGCATCGGCTGGGTCGTGGGCCCCGAAGCGATCATCGCCCATCTGACCAATCTGGCCACGCACACCACCTACGGCGTGCCGGGGTTCATCCAGGACGCGGCCGAATTTGCGCTGGGTCTCGGTGCTGACTTCGAGGCGGAGGTGGCGGAGCCGTTCCGTCGCCGTCGGGCACTGGCCCAGAACCTTCTGGCCACGCAGAACACCGTCGGTCTCATCCCCAGCGCGGGCGCGATGTATCTGATGCTCGATATACGCAGCACGGGGCTGAGCGGTGAGGATTTCGCCCTCGCCCTGCTCGACGCGCATCACATCGCCGTCATGCCCGGCGAAAGCTTTGGCGCGGCAGCGGCAGGCCATCTGCGGGTTGCGATGACCATCGACGACGACCGGTTCATCGATGCCCTGCGCACGCTGTGCAGCTTTGCCGCGCAACACGCCGCCTGA
- a CDS encoding outer membrane protein: protein MTRITKFALATAFGSTALTSAAFAGNLAEPVVEAPVITPEVVTYDEDWTGFYGGLNLGYADIDGDGAVDGDDTTYGLHMGYDYDFGDYVIGGEVEYDKLDVDLNGAAEGEDVIRLKVKGGYDLGRTLVYATAGSAILDTDVGGDTGQFVGVGATYKVNERFTVGGELLEHRFDDLGGTGIDADATTFNIKGSVRF, encoded by the coding sequence ATGACACGTATCACGAAATTCGCCCTCGCCACCGCTTTTGGCAGCACCGCACTCACCTCCGCCGCCTTTGCCGGCAACCTGGCAGAGCCGGTCGTCGAGGCGCCCGTCATCACACCCGAAGTCGTCACCTACGACGAGGATTGGACGGGCTTTTACGGCGGTCTGAACCTCGGCTACGCCGACATTGACGGAGACGGCGCCGTCGATGGCGACGACACGACCTACGGTCTGCACATGGGCTACGACTATGACTTTGGCGACTATGTCATCGGCGGCGAAGTCGAATATGACAAGCTGGACGTGGATCTGAACGGCGCGGCCGAAGGCGAGGACGTAATCCGCCTGAAAGTCAAAGGCGGCTATGATCTGGGCCGCACATTGGTCTACGCGACCGCTGGTTCCGCGATCCTCGACACGGATGTGGGCGGCGATACCGGCCAATTCGTGGGGGTCGGCGCGACTTATAAGGTAAACGAGCGGTTCACCGTGGGTGGTGAACTTCTGGAGCATCGTTTTGACGATCTGGGCGGTACCGGTATCGACGCCGATGCGACAACCTTCAACATCAAGGGGTCGGTGCGCTTCTAA
- a CDS encoding trimethylamine methyltransferase family protein has translation MNVQTNARSGGRAARRAARAAALPDNLRPVRPGLEGGQYKPLSDADVARIHDAALTALETIGLADAPPSGVEILTGAGAVQGEDGRIRFPRAVVEDALAKANRAVVLHSRDARHDLDLSGTRVHYGTAGAAVHLVEVDGQHYRDSTVQDLHDAARIVDQLDNVHFCQRPMVCRDIPDNLEMDYNSVYACVSGTTKHIGTSFTDPAFVAPTIEMLHEIAGGEAAWRERPFVSNTNCFVVPPMKFATESCLVMEECIRHGMPVLLLSAGMAGATAPSTIAGAITQAVAECLGGLVYVNAIAPGHPAVFGTWPFGLDLRTGAMTGGSGEQALLSAGCAQMHAFYDLPGGAAAGIADSKLPDMQAGWETMCSNVMAGLSGLNMVYEAAGMHASLLGFCHESLILGDDVIGQALRCVRGIEVNDETLALDQIAAVCMGGPGHYLGTEQTLGRMQSDHCYPTYGNRMSPKEWVEMEKPDLLATATARKEAILSQRPAAALDPRIDRVIRDRFNIHLTV, from the coding sequence ATGAATGTACAGACCAATGCCCGCTCCGGTGGCCGCGCCGCGCGCCGCGCCGCACGGGCCGCTGCCCTGCCCGACAATCTGCGCCCCGTGCGCCCCGGCCTTGAGGGCGGCCAGTACAAACCGCTGAGCGACGCTGATGTCGCCCGCATCCACGACGCCGCCCTGACCGCGCTGGAGACCATCGGCCTTGCCGACGCGCCGCCCAGCGGGGTCGAGATCCTGACCGGGGCCGGTGCCGTGCAGGGGGAGGACGGACGCATCCGCTTTCCGCGCGCGGTGGTCGAGGACGCGCTGGCAAAGGCCAACCGCGCGGTCGTGCTGCACAGCCGCGACGCGCGGCACGATCTGGATCTGTCCGGCACCCGCGTGCATTACGGCACGGCCGGGGCTGCGGTGCATCTGGTGGAGGTGGACGGCCAACACTACCGCGACAGCACCGTGCAGGATCTGCACGATGCCGCGCGCATCGTCGATCAGTTGGACAACGTACATTTCTGCCAGCGCCCGATGGTCTGCCGCGACATCCCCGACAACCTCGAGATGGATTACAACTCGGTCTACGCCTGCGTATCGGGCACCACGAAACACATCGGCACATCCTTTACCGATCCCGCCTTTGTCGCGCCGACAATCGAGATGCTGCACGAAATCGCGGGCGGCGAGGCCGCGTGGCGTGAACGCCCCTTCGTGAGCAACACCAACTGCTTTGTCGTGCCGCCGATGAAATTCGCGACCGAATCCTGTCTGGTGATGGAGGAGTGCATCCGCCACGGCATGCCTGTGCTGCTGCTCTCTGCGGGTATGGCGGGGGCCACCGCGCCGTCGACCATCGCGGGCGCAATTACGCAGGCGGTGGCCGAATGTCTGGGCGGTCTTGTCTACGTCAACGCCATCGCGCCGGGGCATCCGGCGGTGTTCGGCACCTGGCCCTTTGGTCTGGATCTGCGCACCGGGGCGATGACCGGCGGCTCGGGCGAGCAGGCGTTGCTGAGTGCGGGCTGTGCGCAGATGCATGCGTTCTACGATCTGCCCGGCGGGGCAGCTGCGGGGATCGCCGACAGCAAACTGCCCGACATGCAGGCCGGATGGGAGACGATGTGCTCGAACGTGATGGCGGGGCTGTCGGGGCTCAACATGGTGTATGAGGCAGCGGGCATGCATGCCTCACTGTTGGGGTTCTGCCACGAAAGCCTTATCTTGGGCGATGACGTGATCGGACAGGCACTGCGCTGCGTGCGCGGGATCGAGGTCAATGATGAGACCCTCGCGCTGGATCAGATCGCCGCCGTCTGCATGGGCGGGCCGGGCCACTATCTGGGGACCGAGCAGACGCTGGGCCGGATGCAGTCGGATCACTGCTATCCCACCTACGGCAACCGCATGTCGCCAAAGGAATGGGTCGAGATGGAGAAACCCGATCTGCTGGCCACCGCCACCGCCCGCAAGGAGGCGATCCTGAGCCAGCGGCCCGCAGCGGCGCTTGATCCGCGTATCGACCGGGTGATCCGGGACCGGTTCAACATCCACCTGACCGTGTAG
- a CDS encoding RNA polymerase sigma factor: MHTPDPVPFRQKLVRRARRLGMPPPDAEDAAQEVLLRLMLAQRRAPISRPEHYAQTILRNLARARGRAAPPPEQIGENDGRLIPQPIARLSLAELTAALDTLPPEQSCILRLILSGRESPAEIAQMLDLPSGTVMSRLARARASLRARFDMPERGSLHELL, translated from the coding sequence ATGCATACACCCGACCCCGTTCCTTTCCGCCAGAAACTGGTGCGCCGCGCGCGACGACTGGGCATGCCGCCCCCGGACGCGGAGGACGCCGCACAAGAAGTGCTGCTGCGCTTGATGTTGGCGCAGCGCCGCGCGCCGATCAGCCGACCCGAACACTATGCCCAGACGATCCTGCGAAACCTTGCCCGCGCCCGCGGGCGCGCCGCGCCGCCCCCCGAGCAGATCGGCGAGAACGACGGCCGCTTGATCCCGCAGCCCATCGCCCGCCTTTCGCTGGCGGAGCTGACCGCAGCACTCGACACGCTGCCGCCAGAGCAATCCTGCATCCTTCGGCTGATCCTGAGCGGCCGCGAAAGCCCGGCGGAGATCGCACAGATGCTGGATCTGCCGAGCGGGACGGTGATGTCACGGCTGGCGCGGGCCCGGGCAAGCCTGCGTGCGCGCTTCGATATGCCCGAGCGCGGTTCGCTGCACGAGTTGCTCTAG